The following are from one region of the Achromobacter xylosoxidans genome:
- the cutA gene encoding divalent-cation tolerance protein CutA produces the protein MLRDDDVVLVISNAPDLLLAKRIAHVLVEDGLAACVNLGAPGLSIYMWKGEVEGAEEIPIHIKTTYARHEAVVQALAQMHPYDVPEIIVLPVIGGAAPYLDWVREQTAVTQNKRD, from the coding sequence ATGTTGCGAGATGACGACGTTGTGCTGGTCATCAGCAATGCGCCCGACCTGCTGCTGGCCAAGCGGATTGCGCATGTTCTGGTCGAAGACGGATTGGCCGCCTGCGTGAACCTTGGCGCGCCGGGCCTGTCCATCTACATGTGGAAAGGAGAGGTCGAAGGGGCGGAAGAAATCCCCATCCACATCAAGACCACATACGCGCGCCACGAGGCTGTAGTGCAGGCCCTGGCGCAGATGCATCCCTACGATGTGCCCGAGATCATCGTGCTGCCAGTCATCGGCGGCGCGGCGCCCTATCTGGATTGGGTGCGTGAACAGACGGCCGTCACGCAGAACAAGAGAGACTGA
- the rplQ gene encoding 50S ribosomal protein L17, which yields MRHGNGLRKLNRTSSHRLAMFRNMAVSLITHEAIKTTLPKAKELRRVIEPLITLGKEPTLANKRLAFARLRDRDAVVKLFAEIGPRYAARNGGYTRVLKMGFRQGDNAPMAFMELVDRPEVDEAAEDSAE from the coding sequence ATGCGTCACGGTAATGGCTTGCGTAAGCTCAACCGCACCAGCAGTCACCGTCTTGCCATGTTCCGCAACATGGCCGTTTCGTTGATCACCCACGAAGCCATCAAGACCACGCTGCCGAAGGCGAAAGAATTGCGCCGCGTCATCGAACCCCTGATCACGCTGGGCAAGGAGCCCACGCTCGCGAACAAGCGTCTGGCTTTTGCCCGTCTGCGCGATCGCGATGCGGTGGTGAAGCTGTTCGCCGAAATCGGCCCGCGCTACGCGGCTCGTAACGGCGGCTACACCCGCGTGCTGAAGATGGGCTTCCGTCAAGGCGACAACGCTCCCATGGCTTTCATGGAACTGGTTGACCGTCCGGAAGTCGATGAAGCCGCTGAGGACAGCGCCGAATAA
- a CDS encoding HIT family protein: protein MSDNCLFCRIARHEIPAHVIHEDERLLAFLDIHPVRPGHVLIIPKQHYPYYEDMPADLAGSILNLGQKLGRHMKRLYDVERVGFAFTGIHVAHAHAHVIPMHHPQDVTSTQYIEQQDLTFKMPPQPAAEALAATAAQLRGELHAS from the coding sequence ATGTCCGATAACTGCCTGTTCTGCCGCATTGCCCGTCACGAAATCCCCGCGCACGTGATCCACGAAGACGAACGCCTGCTGGCCTTTCTCGATATCCACCCGGTGCGCCCCGGGCACGTGCTCATCATCCCCAAGCAGCACTATCCCTATTACGAGGACATGCCGGCCGACCTGGCGGGCAGCATCCTCAACCTGGGCCAGAAGCTCGGACGCCACATGAAGCGCCTGTATGACGTCGAGCGCGTGGGCTTCGCCTTCACCGGCATCCACGTGGCGCATGCGCACGCCCACGTCATCCCCATGCATCATCCGCAGGACGTCACGTCCACCCAGTACATCGAGCAGCAGGACCTGACCTTCAAGATGCCGCCCCAGCCCGCAGCCGAGGCGCTGGCCGCGACAGCCGCGCAACTGCGCGGCGAGCTGCACGCCTCGTAA
- a CDS encoding IclR family transcriptional regulator has protein sequence MATRPSSGKRNADHAPASPPRRRGIQSIEVGGKILLALLEHSSSLPLGALAKAAGMSGANAHAYLVSYGNLGLVRQDPNTGEYELGPLALQLGLAALHRLDPIKIAIPMTREFAERTGQTIAIAVLGNLGPVIVHLHESNYPIHVNMRTGTVMSLTNTATGKVFAALLPPKKIESLLHEDHLRLGAVPSLGKTEKFERTLREVRQRGVARAMGDPIPGINGLSAPVFDSNGNVVLVITAIGAAGVFDVRWTSPLIDDIKRCADAISAELGWQNRDVRATRQS, from the coding sequence ATGGCCACCAGACCCAGCTCCGGCAAGCGCAATGCCGATCACGCTCCCGCCTCGCCGCCGCGCAGACGCGGCATCCAGTCCATCGAAGTCGGCGGCAAGATCCTGCTGGCGCTGCTGGAACACTCGTCTTCGCTACCGCTGGGCGCGCTGGCGAAGGCCGCCGGCATGTCGGGCGCCAACGCCCACGCCTATCTCGTCAGCTACGGCAATCTGGGCCTGGTCAGGCAGGACCCAAACACCGGCGAATACGAGTTGGGGCCGCTCGCGCTGCAGCTGGGGCTGGCGGCGTTGCACCGGCTCGATCCCATCAAGATCGCCATCCCGATGACGCGCGAGTTCGCCGAAAGAACCGGACAGACCATCGCCATCGCAGTGCTGGGCAACCTGGGGCCAGTCATCGTGCATCTGCACGAATCCAACTACCCCATTCACGTCAACATGCGCACCGGCACGGTCATGTCGCTGACCAACACGGCAACGGGCAAGGTGTTCGCGGCGCTGCTGCCGCCCAAGAAGATAGAAAGCCTGCTGCACGAAGACCATCTGCGCCTGGGCGCAGTGCCTTCATTGGGCAAGACGGAGAAGTTTGAACGGACCCTGCGCGAAGTCCGCCAGCGCGGCGTCGCGCGCGCCATGGGCGATCCCATTCCCGGCATCAACGGCCTGAGCGCGCCGGTGTTCGACTCGAACGGCAACGTGGTGCTGGTGATCACCGCCATCGGCGCCGCCGGCGTGTTCGACGTACGCTGGACCAGTCCGCTGATCGATGACATCAAACGCTGTGCCGACGCCATCTCGGCTGAACTGGGCTGGCAGAACCGCGACGTGCGCGCGACGCGCCAGAGCTAG
- the dsbD gene encoding protein-disulfide reductase DsbD, which produces MLQLVGIGALRRESRASRAFFRQWLALLAMMLLLLGWQAAARAEAEFLEPEKAFVFSAEMVAPEMLELRYRVAPGYYMYRERFGITISPIGAAKLGEAVYPKGEVKYDPTFEKDMEVFHQDVAIRVPVAAGGQPFTLTLTAQGCADAGLCYPPMDSSVKLTPVAGGYALAGPGGISAAASGASGGLGALVNAGDTGLADALGGLGWVKTAGVFLVLGLLLAFTPCVLPMIPILSSIVLGGAAQARPSRGRGLALAATYVLGMSVVYTALGVAAGLSGAGLAAWLQTPWILTLFAILLAVLALAMFDAFTFQMPAGIQGWLSQRSARIPGGRYTGALVMGALSALIVGPCVAAPLAGALLYISQTGDVVLGGSALFAMAWGMGVPLLIVGASSGALLPKAGPWMDGVKRLFGMLLLGTAWWMLIPVVPTWVQMTGWAFLAVVAAVMLRAFDALPDGAGAARMFGKGVGLLLALAAAAWLIGAASGGRDVLQPLSHFAARADAPAGVAASSGEVHFQRVRNNAELDALLAQSRQPVMLDFYADWCVSCREMERFTFTDPGVAQRMSGMLLVQADVTANNADDRALLKRFRLFGPPGIMFFEPGGKELPEARVVGFQDAKRFTESLDKVLLH; this is translated from the coding sequence ATGTTGCAACTAGTCGGTATCGGCGCGCTCCGGCGCGAGTCCCGCGCGTCGCGCGCCTTCTTCAGGCAGTGGTTGGCCCTGTTGGCCATGATGCTGCTGTTGTTGGGCTGGCAGGCTGCCGCGCGCGCCGAGGCCGAGTTCCTGGAGCCCGAGAAGGCCTTCGTATTCAGCGCCGAGATGGTGGCGCCTGAAATGCTGGAACTGCGCTACCGCGTCGCACCCGGCTACTACATGTACCGCGAGCGCTTTGGCATCACCATCAGTCCCATCGGCGCGGCCAAGCTGGGCGAGGCCGTCTATCCCAAGGGCGAGGTCAAGTACGACCCGACCTTCGAGAAGGACATGGAGGTCTTCCACCAGGACGTGGCGATCCGCGTGCCGGTGGCCGCGGGCGGACAGCCCTTCACCCTGACCCTGACCGCGCAAGGCTGCGCCGATGCGGGGCTGTGCTATCCGCCCATGGATAGCAGCGTGAAGCTCACGCCAGTGGCCGGCGGCTATGCGCTGGCCGGACCGGGAGGTATTTCCGCAGCCGCATCCGGCGCATCCGGCGGCCTTGGCGCGCTGGTCAATGCCGGCGACACCGGCCTGGCCGACGCCTTGGGCGGCCTGGGTTGGGTGAAGACCGCCGGCGTGTTCCTGGTGCTGGGGTTGCTGCTGGCTTTCACGCCCTGCGTGTTGCCCATGATCCCCATCCTGTCCTCGATCGTGTTGGGCGGCGCCGCGCAGGCCAGGCCGTCGCGCGGTCGCGGTCTGGCCCTGGCCGCGACTTACGTGCTGGGCATGTCCGTGGTCTATACCGCGCTGGGCGTGGCGGCCGGACTGAGCGGAGCGGGACTCGCGGCCTGGCTGCAGACGCCTTGGATCCTGACGCTGTTCGCCATCCTGTTGGCCGTGTTGGCGCTGGCCATGTTCGATGCCTTTACGTTCCAGATGCCTGCAGGCATCCAGGGCTGGCTGTCGCAACGCTCTGCGCGCATTCCGGGCGGGCGCTACACCGGCGCGCTGGTGATGGGCGCGCTGTCGGCGCTGATCGTCGGCCCTTGCGTGGCCGCGCCGTTGGCGGGCGCACTGCTGTACATCTCGCAGACCGGGGACGTGGTGCTGGGCGGGTCGGCGCTCTTCGCAATGGCCTGGGGCATGGGCGTGCCGCTCTTGATCGTGGGCGCGTCCTCGGGCGCCTTGCTGCCCAAGGCGGGTCCCTGGATGGACGGCGTGAAGCGATTGTTCGGCATGCTCTTGCTGGGGACCGCCTGGTGGATGCTGATCCCTGTGGTGCCGACCTGGGTGCAGATGACGGGCTGGGCTTTCCTGGCTGTGGTTGCCGCGGTGATGCTGCGGGCGTTCGATGCCTTGCCCGATGGCGCGGGCGCCGCGCGCATGTTCGGCAAGGGCGTAGGCCTGTTGCTGGCGCTGGCGGCTGCGGCCTGGCTGATCGGCGCGGCCAGCGGCGGACGCGACGTGCTGCAGCCGCTGTCGCACTTTGCGGCGCGCGCCGATGCACCCGCAGGCGTGGCGGCCAGCAGCGGCGAAGTGCATTTCCAGCGCGTGCGCAACAACGCCGAACTGGATGCCTTGCTGGCGCAAAGCCGTCAACCGGTGATGCTGGATTTCTACGCCGACTGGTGCGTGTCGTGCCGCGAGATGGAGCGCTTCACCTTTACCGATCCGGGCGTCGCGCAGCGCATGTCGGGCATGCTGCTGGTGCAGGCCGACGTGACCGCGAACAACGCCGATGACCGTGCGCTGCTCAAGCGCTTCCGCCTGTTCGGTCCACCCGGCATCATGTTCTTCGAGCCGGGCGGCAAGGAGCTGCCCGAGGCGCGCGTGGTGGGCTTCCAGGATGCCAAGCGCTTCACCGAATCGCTGGACAAGGTGTTGCTGCATTGA